A single Actinomycetes bacterium DNA region contains:
- the dinB gene encoding DNA polymerase IV: MTEHSFMASMASMAEERAGRGGSGRSRLGTAGGRTGAVPPTRTGAQPPTRAGPVPPTRTGPVPPTRTGPVPPAPTGEVVVGGAPVPDADLEALRVLHADLDSFYASVEVRKDPGLAGRPLLVGGVGPRGVVTSASYEARAFGCRNAMPMARARAMCPQAVAVPPDFATYRRYSSRVMRVFRDVTPLVEPLSLDEAFLDVGGARRLLGDAVRIARLLRARVAAETGLPLTVGVAGNKFLAKLASTRGKPDGLLVVPPSRALDFLHPLPADALWGAGHATIDRLARYGLRTVGEVARTPRSTLERMLGQAQGGHLAELAWGRDPRAVVPFESAKSVGSEETFAVDVDDPVVLAREVLRCAVRVGRRLRESGLAGRTVTLKLRFADFRTITRSRTLAGVTDTDAEIHEVAADLLARLRLGRLPVRLVGVTVSNLTDGGAPTQLQLGRERPGWQAAVRAADAVRARFGDRAVDLASLAAEAPAEAFGEAREAPRVRRDPLEEPGGEPG, encoded by the coding sequence TTGACCGAACACTCGTTCATGGCGAGCATGGCCAGCATGGCCGAGGAGCGGGCGGGGCGGGGCGGTAGCGGGCGGTCCCGCCTTGGCACCGCGGGCGGGCGGACCGGCGCCGTGCCGCCCACCCGGACCGGCGCCCAGCCGCCCACCCGGGCAGGCCCGGTGCCGCCTACCCGGACTGGCCCGGTGCCGCCCACCCGGACTGGCCCGGTGCCGCCGGCCCCGACCGGCGAGGTCGTCGTCGGCGGCGCGCCCGTGCCCGACGCCGACCTCGAAGCGCTCCGGGTGCTCCACGCCGACCTCGACTCCTTCTACGCCAGCGTCGAGGTGCGGAAGGACCCCGGCCTGGCCGGGCGCCCGCTGCTGGTCGGCGGCGTCGGGCCGCGGGGCGTGGTCACCTCCGCCTCCTACGAGGCCAGGGCGTTCGGGTGCCGCAACGCGATGCCGATGGCGCGTGCCCGGGCCATGTGCCCGCAGGCGGTCGCCGTGCCGCCCGACTTCGCCACCTACCGGCGCTACTCGAGCCGGGTGATGCGGGTCTTCCGGGACGTCACCCCACTGGTCGAGCCGCTCTCCCTGGACGAGGCGTTCCTCGACGTGGGCGGGGCGCGCCGGCTGCTCGGCGACGCCGTGCGCATCGCCCGCCTGCTCCGGGCCCGGGTCGCCGCCGAGACCGGCCTGCCGCTGACGGTCGGCGTGGCCGGCAACAAGTTCCTGGCCAAGCTCGCCTCGACCAGGGGCAAGCCGGACGGGCTGCTGGTCGTGCCGCCCAGCCGCGCCCTCGACTTCCTCCACCCGCTGCCCGCTGACGCCCTCTGGGGCGCCGGGCACGCCACCATCGACCGGCTCGCCCGCTACGGCCTGCGCACCGTCGGGGAGGTGGCCAGGACCCCGCGGTCGACCCTCGAGCGCATGCTCGGCCAGGCGCAGGGCGGCCATCTGGCCGAGCTGGCGTGGGGCCGGGACCCGCGCGCGGTGGTGCCCTTCGAGTCGGCCAAGTCGGTTGGGTCCGAGGAGACCTTCGCGGTCGACGTCGACGACCCCGTGGTCCTGGCCCGCGAGGTGCTGCGCTGCGCGGTCCGGGTCGGGCGGCGCCTGCGCGAGTCCGGCCTGGCTGGCCGCACCGTCACCCTCAAGCTCCGCTTCGCCGACTTCAGGACCATCACCCGCTCGCGCACCCTGGCCGGCGTCACCGACACCGACGCCGAGATCCACGAGGTCGCGGCCGACCTGCTGGCCCGGCTCCGGCTCGGGCGGCTGCCCGTGCGCCTGGTGGGCGTGACCGTCAGCAACCTCACTGACGGCGGGGCGCCGACCCAGCTTCAGCTCGGCCGGGAGCGGCCCGGATGGCAGGCGGCCGTCCGGGCCGCCGACGCGGTGCGGGCCCGCTTCGGCGACCGCGCCGTCGACCTCGCCTCGCTGGCCGCCGAGGCTCCCGCCGAGGCGTTCGGGGAGGCCCGGGAGGCGCCGCGGGTCCGCCGCGACCCGCTCGAGGAGCCCGGCGGGGAGCCTGGGTAG
- a CDS encoding M23 family metallopeptidase: protein MPARRLAVALLLVTALGTGCSASRPAPAATAPATTGAPAGTAPPATQPPTTTAAPATAPPATRAPATTAAPAPAGYVFPVRGCAVSYGHSHHDYPATDIFTRRGCLFVAPVDGVVDEVSRTDRWDPGTDRGADRGGLAVSVVGVDGVRYYGSHLGSVAPGVAPGVRLRAGSPLGRISNTGSARGTGVHLHFGLSWPTRNGVWWVRRGMVAPWPFLDSWRRGGDLSPASAVRAARARAGTAVPACTRRC from the coding sequence TTGCCAGCCCGCCGGCTCGCCGTCGCGCTCCTGCTCGTGACCGCCCTGGGCACCGGCTGCTCGGCGTCCCGGCCCGCGCCCGCGGCAACGGCGCCCGCCACCACCGGGGCGCCGGCCGGGACGGCGCCCCCGGCCACCCAGCCGCCCACCACCACGGCGGCCCCCGCCACCGCCCCGCCGGCCACCCGGGCTCCCGCCACGACGGCCGCCCCGGCGCCGGCCGGGTACGTCTTCCCGGTCCGCGGCTGCGCGGTCTCCTACGGTCACAGCCACCACGACTACCCGGCCACCGACATCTTCACCCGGCGCGGCTGCCTGTTCGTGGCCCCCGTGGACGGGGTGGTCGACGAGGTGAGCCGGACCGACCGCTGGGACCCGGGCACCGACCGGGGCGCCGACCGGGGCGGGCTGGCCGTGTCGGTGGTGGGGGTCGACGGCGTCCGTTACTACGGCTCCCACCTCGGATCGGTCGCTCCGGGCGTCGCGCCCGGCGTGCGCCTGCGGGCCGGGAGCCCGCTCGGCCGGATCTCCAACACCGGCTCTGCCCGCGGGACAGGTGTCCACCTGCATTTCGGGCTCTCCTGGCCGACCCGCAACGGCGTCTGGTGGGTCCGCCGCGGGATGGTCGCCCCATGGCCGTTCCTGGACTCCTGGCGCCGCGGCGGGGACCTCTCCCCCGCCAGCGCCGTGCGCGCCGCCCGGGCGCGCGCCGGTACCGCGGTACCAGCATGCACCAGGCGCTGTTAG
- a CDS encoding AAA domain-containing protein, with protein sequence MPTIFAQGDQLDAPRGSLARPVTRAVARRGGASSGVARQPAWLREVAAAVEAEIAARSGGPVRVDLGPAQPEPSTAPALTARFRVDLRGVRADVACLRELWLAPATDPDRRSEVVEVVAHDGDMLTVVAPARTDDVHLFATSDPLPPLRALLDALAGLRDPGLADRFDTKVLDRPPPGPHVRPGLSPEEALAWAASCAPGVNVVWAPPGTDKTRVLADVVAQLALTGKSVLLVSATGVAVDQALLEASRVLVDTWPGRMVRVGYPRLMDLADHPFLRLERACEELAGQRRARLAQIERRVAELRAEPDLLVLERAERLLASFDGPAYERAVALAANAERLAALRREADELAAAGEAANRERSAARAAVERADAAVAEAEHAREAYRQVDTVQRELDGISVALGGAREAVRQLRERLAATREAAAGHADLPVARRVAKLGAAGRYRVAQAELENQLVPAWERVVELERDSDQARARIEALEAAAQPLTRPELDRRDQACREACNRLDAAVRAVRDNERARRALRRQVGQAAREELPAPADAELVRAAEEQSLPELAARISELRAAARAGTDELERLAEEHHLLAAEIAALAPKVVAGASVVATTLERLASDPAVHGRSYDHVLVDEVSTALPPYVVYAAARARTGVTLVGDFLQNGPASAFETSKALPVSRWLLRDSLAVLGIDRPSRAQANRGCAVLSEQQRLGPATAELVNRVAYEYVLRTVPAARTGLPGDGLGELVLVDVSGFGELARIRTGVASGRREWWPVGALLGRAIARYHERFGQPVAILAPHPMQARMTEAAVLDTDLDPRVEVGTPQRFQSRSFPVAVLDLVEDRRERGWLARGRVGGTRHELRGLRLFDVGATRATGRTYLLADRLAVERAERGPLAHLRDMVDEGRISVVGAGRFLPLRRHPARAVPGQAGPDPAGPDPGGGAGPGGGVDPGGGVDPGGGVDPGGGADPGGGADPGGGAGPGGGTGPRGGAGPGGGADPGGRQGQARPAAGGADPGGRPGPDRPGPVAASVGRGWSPARPAAPSELPTYETAAFFSRLERDLAAAERDVWIWSPFLATRPSRVLPWLRAATHRGCRVTVFVKPGHEHRPNDERRVGALRDADVTVVGIYGVAERLVVIDDRLSFLGNLTVLATPRERGEAMVLVEGGRFARQLLEHHQAEAFSDVPACPVHTGVRCFAQHYRRGRHKGWYWTCPRCDLRRQVDLQG encoded by the coding sequence TTGCCTACCATCTTCGCGCAGGGTGACCAGCTGGATGCCCCCCGCGGGTCGCTCGCCAGACCGGTGACCAGGGCGGTGGCGCGAAGGGGTGGCGCCTCGTCCGGCGTGGCCAGGCAGCCCGCGTGGCTCCGCGAGGTCGCGGCCGCCGTCGAAGCCGAGATCGCAGCCAGGTCGGGCGGGCCGGTGCGGGTCGACCTCGGCCCGGCCCAGCCCGAGCCGTCGACCGCGCCCGCGCTCACCGCCAGGTTCCGGGTCGACCTGCGTGGCGTGCGGGCCGACGTGGCCTGCCTCCGGGAGCTGTGGCTGGCCCCGGCGACCGACCCGGACCGCCGCTCGGAGGTCGTGGAGGTCGTCGCCCACGACGGCGACATGCTGACGGTGGTCGCGCCGGCCCGCACCGACGACGTCCACCTGTTCGCCACCAGCGACCCCCTGCCACCCTTGCGGGCGCTGCTCGACGCCCTCGCCGGGCTGCGCGACCCCGGCTTGGCCGACCGCTTCGACACCAAGGTCCTCGACCGGCCCCCGCCCGGGCCCCACGTGCGGCCCGGGCTGAGCCCCGAGGAGGCTCTGGCCTGGGCCGCGAGCTGCGCGCCCGGGGTCAACGTGGTCTGGGCGCCGCCGGGCACCGACAAGACCAGGGTGCTCGCGGACGTGGTGGCCCAGCTCGCCCTGACCGGCAAGAGCGTCCTGCTCGTGTCGGCCACCGGGGTCGCCGTGGACCAGGCGCTGCTGGAGGCGTCCAGGGTCCTGGTCGACACCTGGCCGGGCCGGATGGTCCGCGTCGGCTACCCGCGCCTCATGGATCTGGCCGACCACCCCTTCCTCCGCCTCGAGCGGGCCTGCGAGGAGCTGGCCGGCCAGCGGCGTGCCCGCCTGGCCCAGATCGAGCGCCGCGTGGCCGAGCTGCGGGCCGAGCCCGACCTGCTCGTCCTCGAGCGCGCAGAGCGGCTCCTGGCCAGCTTCGACGGCCCCGCCTACGAGCGCGCCGTGGCCCTGGCCGCCAACGCCGAGCGGCTGGCCGCCCTGCGGCGGGAGGCCGACGAGCTGGCCGCTGCCGGCGAGGCCGCGAACCGGGAGCGGTCCGCGGCCCGGGCGGCGGTCGAGCGGGCCGACGCCGCCGTGGCCGAGGCCGAGCACGCCCGCGAGGCCTACCGGCAGGTCGACACGGTCCAGCGCGAGCTGGACGGGATCTCCGTGGCCCTCGGGGGCGCCCGCGAGGCGGTCCGCCAGCTCAGGGAACGGCTCGCCGCCACCCGGGAGGCGGCCGCCGGCCACGCCGACCTGCCGGTAGCGAGGAGGGTCGCCAAGCTCGGCGCGGCCGGCCGCTACCGCGTCGCCCAGGCCGAGCTGGAGAACCAGCTGGTGCCGGCCTGGGAGCGCGTGGTCGAGCTCGAGCGCGACTCCGACCAGGCCCGCGCCCGGATCGAGGCGCTGGAGGCGGCCGCCCAGCCGCTCACCAGGCCGGAGCTCGACCGCCGGGACCAGGCATGCCGCGAGGCCTGTAACCGGCTGGACGCTGCGGTCCGGGCCGTGCGCGACAACGAGCGGGCGCGCCGGGCGCTCCGCCGCCAGGTGGGCCAGGCGGCCCGGGAGGAGCTGCCCGCCCCGGCCGACGCCGAGCTGGTCCGCGCGGCCGAGGAGCAGTCCCTGCCCGAGCTGGCCGCCCGCATCTCCGAGCTGCGGGCGGCCGCGCGTGCCGGCACCGACGAACTCGAGCGGCTCGCCGAGGAGCACCACCTCCTCGCCGCCGAGATCGCCGCGCTGGCCCCCAAAGTGGTCGCCGGCGCCTCCGTGGTGGCCACCACGCTCGAGCGGCTGGCCTCCGACCCCGCCGTCCACGGCCGCTCCTACGACCACGTGCTGGTCGACGAGGTGTCGACCGCGCTGCCGCCCTACGTCGTCTACGCCGCCGCCCGGGCCCGCACCGGCGTGACCCTGGTCGGCGACTTCCTCCAGAACGGCCCGGCGAGCGCCTTCGAGACCTCCAAGGCGCTGCCGGTCTCCCGCTGGCTGCTGCGCGACAGCCTGGCCGTGCTCGGGATCGACCGGCCCAGCCGCGCGCAGGCCAACCGGGGCTGCGCCGTGCTGTCGGAGCAGCAGCGGCTCGGCCCGGCAACCGCGGAGCTGGTCAACCGGGTCGCCTACGAGTACGTGCTGCGCACCGTGCCGGCGGCCCGTACCGGCTTGCCCGGCGACGGCCTCGGCGAGCTGGTGCTGGTCGACGTGTCCGGCTTCGGCGAGCTGGCCAGGATCCGGACCGGTGTCGCGTCGGGCAGGCGGGAGTGGTGGCCGGTCGGCGCGCTCCTGGGCCGGGCCATCGCCCGCTACCACGAGCGCTTCGGCCAGCCCGTCGCCATCCTCGCGCCGCACCCGATGCAGGCGCGCATGACCGAGGCGGCGGTGCTCGACACCGACCTCGACCCGCGCGTCGAGGTCGGCACGCCGCAGCGGTTCCAGAGCCGCTCGTTCCCCGTGGCCGTGCTCGACCTGGTCGAGGACCGGCGCGAGCGGGGCTGGCTGGCCCGGGGCCGGGTCGGCGGGACCCGCCACGAGCTGCGCGGGCTGCGCCTGTTCGACGTGGGCGCGACCAGGGCGACCGGGCGGACCTACCTGCTGGCCGACCGGCTCGCGGTCGAGCGGGCCGAGCGGGGACCGCTCGCCCACCTCAGGGACATGGTCGACGAGGGCAGGATCTCGGTGGTGGGCGCGGGCCGCTTCCTGCCGCTGCGCCGCCACCCGGCCCGGGCCGTCCCCGGGCAGGCTGGTCCGGACCCGGCAGGTCCGGACCCAGGCGGTGGCGCAGGTCCAGGCGGTGGCGTGGACCCAGGCGGTGGCGTGGACCCAGGCGGCGGCGTGGACCCAGGCGGCGGTGCGGACCCAGGCGGCGGTGCGGACCCAGGCGGCGGCGCAGGTCCCGGCGGTGGCACGGGCCCACGCGGCGGGGCGGGCCCAGGCGGTGGAGCGGACCCGGGGGGCCGGCAGGGCCAGGCCCGCCCGGCGGCCGGCGGTGCGGACCCGGGCGGCCGGCCGGGCCCGGACCGGCCGGGCCCGGTGGCCGCCAGCGTCGGCCGCGGCTGGTCGCCGGCCCGCCCGGCCGCCCCTTCCGAGCTCCCGACCTACGAGACGGCCGCGTTCTTCTCCCGGCTGGAGCGGGACCTGGCCGCGGCAGAGCGCGACGTGTGGATCTGGAGCCCGTTCCTGGCCACCAGGCCGAGCCGGGTGCTGCCCTGGCTCAGGGCCGCCACCCATCGCGGCTGCCGGGTCACCGTGTTCGTCAAGCCCGGGCACGAGCACCGCCCCAACGACGAGCGGCGAGTGGGCGCGCTGCGCGACGCCGACGTGACCGTGGTGGGCATCTACGGCGTGGCCGAGCGCCTGGTGGTGATCGACGACCGGCTGTCGTTCCTCGGGAACCTGACCGTGCTGGCCACCCCCAGGGAGCGGGGCGAGGCGATGGTGCTGGTGGAGGGCGGCCGCTTCGCCCGCCAGCTGCTCGAGCACCACCAGGCCGAGGCGTTCTCCGACGTGCCGGCCTGCCCGGTCCACACCGGTGTGCGCTGCTTCGCCCAGCACTACCGGCGCGGTCGCCACAAGGGCTGGTACTGGACCTGCCCACGGTGCGACCTGCGCCGCCAGGTCGACCTACAAGGCTAG
- a CDS encoding polyprenyl synthetase family protein, with amino-acid sequence MTHAGKDVSAAVTDTLETAAPASPLDVEELRARVDAALADLLERELDGLGFLGDDLPAVADALRGFVLEGGKRLRPAFVYWGYRGAGGGPEGPLADAAVRASCSVELLHACALIHDDIMDNSEVRRGRPTMHVRFADRHRAWTWRGDPAGFGEGAAVLMGDLAFTWADVALAEAGLPDGRLAAALRVFNRLRSELMGGQYLDLVEARRGAPSEAAVRRVLTYKSGKYTIERPLHLGLAVADGPRTLAAAYSDYGLPLGEAFQLRDDVLGVFGSPEVTGKPAGDDLREGKETYLVMRTRARTGAAGMRLLDGALGDPKLTEDEVDAARRVIVESGALAETEARIGELLGQAKTAIAAATEVDPAARAALARLADHVTDRDA; translated from the coding sequence ATGACGCATGCGGGAAAGGACGTCAGCGCTGCCGTGACCGACACGCTCGAGACTGCCGCTCCGGCCAGCCCCCTGGACGTCGAGGAGCTCCGCGCCCGCGTGGACGCCGCCCTGGCCGACCTGCTCGAGCGAGAGCTGGACGGGCTCGGCTTCCTCGGCGACGACCTCCCCGCGGTGGCCGATGCGCTGCGCGGCTTCGTGCTCGAAGGCGGCAAGCGGCTGCGGCCCGCGTTCGTCTACTGGGGCTACCGGGGCGCCGGCGGCGGTCCCGAGGGCCCGCTGGCCGACGCGGCCGTGCGCGCCTCCTGCTCTGTTGAGCTGCTGCACGCCTGCGCCCTCATCCACGACGACATCATGGACAACTCCGAGGTCCGCCGGGGCCGGCCCACCATGCACGTGCGCTTCGCCGACCGGCACCGGGCCTGGACCTGGCGGGGCGACCCGGCCGGGTTCGGCGAGGGGGCGGCCGTGCTCATGGGCGACCTGGCCTTCACCTGGGCCGACGTCGCCCTGGCCGAGGCCGGCCTGCCCGACGGGCGGCTCGCCGCGGCCCTGCGCGTGTTCAACCGCCTGCGCTCGGAGCTGATGGGCGGCCAGTACCTGGACCTGGTCGAGGCGCGCCGGGGCGCGCCCAGCGAGGCGGCCGTGCGCCGCGTGCTCACCTACAAGTCCGGCAAGTACACCATCGAGCGCCCGCTCCACCTCGGCCTGGCCGTCGCGGACGGCCCCCGGACACTCGCCGCCGCCTACTCCGACTACGGGCTGCCCCTGGGCGAGGCGTTCCAGCTCCGCGACGACGTCCTCGGGGTGTTCGGCTCCCCCGAGGTGACCGGCAAGCCGGCCGGGGACGACCTCCGCGAGGGCAAGGAGACCTACCTGGTGATGCGCACCCGCGCCCGCACCGGCGCAGCCGGGATGCGGCTGCTCGACGGCGCCCTCGGCGACCCGAAGCTGACCGAGGACGAGGTGGACGCGGCCCGCCGGGTGATCGTCGAGTCGGGGGCGCTGGCCGAGACCGAGGCACGCATCGGCGAGCTGCTCGGCCAGGCCAAGACGGCGATCGCGGCCGCCACCGAGGTGGACCCGGCCGCCCGCGCCGCCCTGGCCCGGCTCGCCGACCACGTCACCGACCGGGACGCGTAG
- the crtI gene encoding phytoene desaturase family protein, whose product MAGTTVVVGAGLAGLSTAIHLAAAGRDVVVAESQHGPGGRCGTATVNGYRFDTGPSVLTMPGVVAATVGAAGEELDDWLELVPLDPVYRLTFHDGSRLDVVPGAERMAAEVERLAGPDEAARYRAFRAHLARMYQAEWSGFVDRNFDGLGDLVRPLALARLARLGGFRRLSSLVATHLTDWRLRRAHTFQALYAGLSPFDALGVYAVVAYMDTVEGAWFPRHGGMHALPLALAAVAGKAGAQLRYGARVERVEAGTGGVTGVRLEGGELLAASDVVVASDLPGAYAHLLPAAARDWRVQRRRLHFAPSCYLVHLGLPRRLDRQAHHTLHLGRDWKATFEALTRRGDPQPDPSLLVTYPSPEDPDAAPPGHSTLFVLEPTANTARGRDWAVLGSAIRARLFARLARLGYGDLEADRAAELVVDPPAWAAMGLSAGTPFALDHRFSQTAWFRPANVSATVPGLYFAGMGTLPGVGVPMVLVSGRLAAERVLARPAAERR is encoded by the coding sequence GTGGCCGGGACGACGGTGGTCGTGGGCGCCGGCCTGGCCGGGCTGTCGACCGCCATCCACCTGGCCGCCGCCGGGCGGGACGTGGTCGTGGCCGAGTCCCAGCACGGCCCGGGCGGCCGCTGCGGCACGGCCACCGTGAACGGCTACCGGTTCGACACCGGGCCCTCGGTGCTGACCATGCCCGGCGTGGTCGCGGCCACCGTGGGGGCGGCAGGCGAGGAGCTGGACGACTGGCTGGAGCTCGTGCCGCTCGACCCGGTCTACCGGCTCACCTTCCACGACGGCAGCCGGCTGGACGTGGTCCCCGGCGCCGAGCGGATGGCGGCCGAGGTCGAGCGCCTGGCCGGGCCGGACGAGGCCGCCCGCTACCGCGCCTTCCGGGCCCACCTGGCCCGCATGTACCAGGCGGAGTGGTCGGGCTTCGTCGACCGCAACTTCGACGGCCTCGGCGACCTGGTGCGGCCCCTGGCCCTGGCCCGCCTGGCCCGGCTGGGCGGCTTCCGGCGCCTGTCCAGCCTGGTCGCGACCCACCTGACCGACTGGCGGCTGCGCCGGGCGCACACCTTCCAGGCCCTGTACGCCGGGCTGTCGCCATTCGACGCGCTCGGCGTCTACGCCGTCGTCGCCTACATGGACACCGTGGAGGGGGCCTGGTTCCCCCGCCACGGCGGCATGCACGCCCTGCCCCTGGCCCTGGCCGCGGTGGCCGGGAAAGCCGGCGCGCAGCTCCGCTACGGCGCGCGGGTGGAGCGGGTCGAGGCCGGCACGGGCGGGGTCACCGGGGTGCGCCTGGAAGGCGGCGAGCTGCTGGCCGCAAGCGACGTGGTGGTCGCCAGCGACCTGCCCGGGGCCTACGCCCACCTGCTGCCCGCCGCGGCCAGGGACTGGCGGGTGCAGCGCCGCCGGCTGCACTTCGCGCCCTCCTGCTACCTCGTCCATCTCGGCCTGCCCCGGCGGCTCGACCGCCAGGCCCACCACACCCTCCACCTCGGCCGGGACTGGAAGGCCACCTTCGAGGCGCTCACCAGGCGGGGCGACCCCCAGCCCGACCCGAGCCTGCTCGTCACCTACCCGTCACCCGAGGACCCCGACGCCGCCCCGCCCGGCCACTCGACGCTGTTCGTGCTCGAGCCGACCGCCAACACCGCCCGCGGGCGCGACTGGGCGGTGCTCGGGTCGGCGATCAGGGCCCGGCTGTTCGCCCGCCTGGCCCGGCTGGGCTACGGCGACCTGGAGGCCGACCGCGCGGCCGAGCTGGTCGTCGACCCGCCCGCCTGGGCGGCGATGGGCCTGTCGGCGGGCACGCCGTTCGCGCTCGACCACCGCTTCTCCCAGACCGCCTGGTTCCGGCCGGCCAACGTCTCGGCGACCGTGCCCGGCCTGTACTTCGCGGGCATGGGCACCCTGCCCG